The proteins below are encoded in one region of Desulfomonile tiedjei:
- a CDS encoding ubiquinol-cytochrome c reductase iron-sulfur subunit produces the protein MSEDNIPTRRSFLKHFTILLSAVTALMAAWGIGRFVSFNSSGTRSREASTDILNKLQPEVPLHVPEAGAWITKRQADESLLALDDRCTHLGCRQKWNPDRQLFECPCHGSEFDIEGNVKRGPANRALPRLYVTTGKDEKLHLSEKPPQGTPSS, from the coding sequence TTGTCCGAAGACAATATTCCCACCAGACGCTCTTTCCTGAAACATTTCACGATACTGTTGTCCGCCGTTACCGCGCTGATGGCCGCGTGGGGCATCGGGAGGTTTGTGTCCTTCAATTCCAGCGGTACACGGAGCAGAGAAGCATCCACTGACATTCTGAACAAGCTCCAGCCTGAGGTGCCTCTCCATGTTCCGGAAGCCGGAGCGTGGATTACGAAACGGCAAGCCGATGAAAGCCTGCTCGCTCTGGACGATCGCTGCACCCACCTTGGATGCCGCCAGAAATGGAACCCCGACCGCCAATTGTTCGAATGTCCTTGCCACGGCAGTGAATTCGATATTGAAGGTAATGTGAAGCGAGGCCCCGCGAACCGAGCCTTGCCAAGGCTCTACGTGACCACCGGCAAAGATGAAAAACTCCATCTTTCGGAGAAGCCGCCTCAAGGGACGCCAAGCTCGTGA